A DNA window from Tachysurus vachellii isolate PV-2020 chromosome 20, HZAU_Pvac_v1, whole genome shotgun sequence contains the following coding sequences:
- the slc37a4b gene encoding glucose-6-phosphate exchanger SLC37A4b: protein MGATGYGYYRSVIFTSMFLGYLLYYFNRKTFSFLMPSVLEEIELDKEELGLITSSQTLAYAISKFISGVLSDQISARWLFSSGLLIVGAINVLFSQSSSLTAFTLLWFLNGLGQGFGWPPCGKVLRKWFEPSQFGTWWAVLCCSMNLAGSVGPIITTLLALYYSWRSIICASGVICMAFAFVCLLLVKNEPKDVGLPSIQHSTKKGKGKKGTVNDESTLKEFLLSPYLWVLSFGYLVVFGVKIACTDWGQLFLMQEKGQTAMMGSSYMSALEVGGFAGSLAAGFISDRAVARQGLGTYGNPRHTLLLLMMAGMSLSMYLFRVTLTPDVPEEAPLWVIVLHPISVLTGLSEKELWILTLGAAFGFSSYGPIALFGVIASESAPSNFCGTSHAIVALMANVGAFLAGLPFSTIAKRYSWDTAFWVAEVTCTLTTVWFFMLRNMRTKMGRVDEKKD from the exons ATGGGGGCTACCGGTTATGGCTATTACCGCTCTGTCATTTTCACCTCAATGTTTTTGGGTTACTTGCTTTACTACTTCAACCGGAAGACGTTCTCCTTTCTGATGCCATCGGTATTGGAGGAGATCGAGCTAGATAAGGAGGAACTCG GTCTGATCACGAGCAGTCAGACCCTGGCATACGCTATCAGTAAGTTCATCAGCGGAGTGCTGTCGGATCAGATCAGCGCACGCTGGCTCTTTTCCTCCGGCCTCCTCATCGTCGGAGCCATCAACGTGCTCTTCTCTCAGTCCTCTTCCCTCACAGCCTTTACTTTGCTCTGGTTTCTGAATGGCCTCGGCCAAGGATTCGGCTGGCCGCCATGTGGCAAAGTGCTGCGCAAG TGGTTCGAGCCGTCCCAGTTTGGCACGTGGTGGGCCGTTCTGTGCTGCAGCATGAACCTGGCTGGCAGCGTGGGTCCCATCATCACCACACTCCTGGCTCTGTACTACAGCTGGCGGAGCATCATCTGCGCCTCCGGTGTCATCTGCATGGCCTTCGCTTTTGTCTGCCTGCTGCTGGTGAAGAACGAGCCCAAAGACGTGGGTCTGCCCAGCATCCAGCACAGCACCAAGAAAGGCAAAGGCAAAAAAGGAA CCGTGAACGATGAGAGCACGTTAAAAGAGTTCCTGCTCTCTCCGTACCTGTGGGTTTTGTCCTTCGGATACTTGGTGGTGTTCGGGGTGAAGATCGCCTGCACCGACTGGGGGCAGCTGTTTCTCATGCAGGAGAAAGGCCAGACGGCCATGATGG gcAGTTCGTACATGAGCGCGCTGGAGGTTGGTGGTTTTGCTGGTAGCCTCGCAGCAGGCTTCATCTCTGACAGAGCCGTTgcccgg CAAGGACTGGGCACGTACGGCAACCCCCgacacacactcctcctacTCATGATGGCAGGAATGTCCTTGTCCATGTATCTCTTCCGAGTTACCCTCACTCCTGATGTCCCAGAA GAAGCTCCGTTGTGGGTCATTGTTCTCCATCCAATCTCTGTCCTCACTGGGCTGTCTGAGaaagag CTCTGGATTTTAACTCTCGGTGCTGCTTTTGGATTTTCGTCGTACGGCCCTATCGCGCTGTTCGGGGTGATTGCTAGCGAGAGCGCTCCCTCGAACTTCTGTGGGACATCACATGCCATCGTAGCACTTATGGCAAATG ttgGGGCGTTCCTTGCCGGCCTGCCATTCAGCACCATCGCCAAGCGCTACAGCTGGGACACGGCCTTCTGGGTAGCGGAGGTGACCTGCACCCTGACCACTGTTTGGTTTTTCATGCTGCGCAACATGCGCACGAAAATGGGACGAGTGGACGAGAAGAAAGactga
- the LOC132863767 gene encoding histamine N-methyltransferase-like has product MSTEQQAEDSKKKIKTIKMQSLLDDYSEYFLSFELLLANSAEHQCMKDFIHTTLPDILANIGSGESTLNVMGVGTGSGEIDLEILKLLHKMHPDAKVENEVVEPSDVMINKHKALLSKTPGLDYVNFTFNEMTAVEFEKEWKTRNSEKKMHFINMIQMLYYVEDPEATLSFYRSLLHKDGKVLLILLAGECAWARLAEVCEDQMYKQGTVQNLTTSEIKSFLDSKKIPYKNYKLQSLMDITECFIPGDKKGDRLLDLLTEVIEFRKTASPEQKEKVMEFLKLNSQTVNGRILFDCSTEALLIDA; this is encoded by the exons gaaaaaaataaaaacaataaagatgcAGAGCCTTCTGGACGACTATTCTGAATACTTTCTGTCCTTTGAGCTGCTGTTGGCGAATTCTGCCGAACACCAGTGCATGAAAGATTTCATCCATACGACTCTTCCAGACATCCTGGCCAa CATCGGATCAGGAGAATCCACTCTGAACGTGATGGGAGTAGGAACCGGATCAG GTGAGATCGACCTGGAAATTCTCAAACTGCTGCACAAAATGCACCCAGATGCCAAAGTGGAGAACGAGGTGGTGGAGCCCAGCGACGTCATGATTAACAAACATAAAG CTTTATTATCCAAAACGCCCGGACTCGATTACGTGAACTTCACTTTTAATGAGATGACTGCGGTGGAGTTTGAGAAGGAATGGAAGACCAGGAACTCTGAGAAGAAGATGCACTTTATTAACATGATTCAG ATGCTGTACTATGTGGAGGATCCAGAGGCCACGCTTTCCTTCTACAGAAGTTTACTGCACAAAGATGGCAAAGTCCTCCTCATCCTGCTGGCAG GTGAATGTGCATGGGCCAGGCTAGCAGAAGTGTGTGAAGATCAGATGTACAAGCAGGGAACTGTGCAGAACTTGACAACCAGCGAAATCAAGAGCTTTCTGGATTCCAAAAAAATCCCTTACAAAAACTACAAACTCCAGTCCCTGATGGACATCACTGAGTGTTTCATACCTGGAGATAAAAAAGGAGACAGGCTACTGGATCTCCTGACCGAAGTGATCGAGTTCCGTAAGACCGCTTCACCAGAGCAGAAGGAGAAAGTGATGGAGTTTCTAAAACTAAACAGCCAAACTGTGAACGGCAGGATCCTGTTCGACTGCAGCACCGAGGCCTTGCTGATCGACGCATAG